The following coding sequences are from one Streptobacillus canis window:
- a CDS encoding tyrosine-type recombinase/integrase — translation MVEVNAFLDYLKFEKGNADKTIESYRNDLYTFFKKVNKGVDEVTSDDIYEYIERLKEKYVYNTVIRKVSSIKSFFKFCYMEKVIKLDPANKIHNLKKEKRLPHALTVEEIKAIIESFNHEPTSRRDQLIVKFLVATGARISEVLNLEIKDIENSDFEFAKLYGKGSKYRFVPIYLELENEIKEYIKDVRPKLKGAEGSYLLFPGIRRENFWKVLNKHAQNVGIEKNIHPHLFRHSAATMMIENGADIRIVQELLGHASITTTEVYTHVEKSKLKEIYKRVKIGEEE, via the coding sequence ATGGTAGAGGTAAATGCATTTTTAGATTATCTAAAATTTGAAAAAGGTAATGCTGATAAGACTATAGAGAGCTATAGAAATGATTTATATACTTTCTTTAAAAAAGTAAATAAAGGTGTAGATGAAGTAACTAGCGATGACATATATGAATATATAGAAAGACTAAAAGAAAAATATGTATATAATACAGTAATTAGAAAAGTTAGTAGCATAAAATCTTTTTTTAAATTTTGCTATATGGAAAAAGTAATTAAACTTGATCCTGCTAACAAAATTCATAATCTAAAAAAAGAGAAAAGACTACCACACGCTTTAACTGTAGAAGAAATAAAGGCAATAATAGAAAGCTTTAATCATGAACCTACTAGTAGAAGAGATCAATTAATAGTTAAATTCTTAGTAGCAACAGGAGCTAGAATTTCTGAAGTATTAAATCTAGAAATTAAAGATATAGAAAATTCAGATTTTGAATTTGCTAAACTTTATGGAAAAGGTAGTAAATATAGATTTGTTCCTATATATTTAGAACTTGAAAATGAGATTAAAGAATACATAAAAGATGTGAGACCTAAATTAAAAGGTGCAGAAGGAAGTTATTTACTATTTCCAGGTATTAGAAGAGAAAATTTTTGGAAAGTATTAAACAAACATGCTCAAAATGTAGGTATAGAAAAGAATATACATCCACATTTATTTAGGCATTCTGCTGCAACTATGATGATAGAAAATGGAGCAGATATTAGAATAGTTCAAGAGTTATTAGGTCATGCAAGTATTACAACAACAGAAGTATATACTCATGTTGAAAAATCAAAATTAAAAGAAATATATAAAAGAGTAAAAATTGGAGAAGAAGAATGA
- a CDS encoding DUF1694 domain-containing protein — MILENDILKKIEKVKDKIINARIEKNRYLGEYKERVITALTKEELEEKFVYPEVMKALRKKIASRMIISRDVDLCKLKKYINLAKEMKIPCKMVDGLNYTGDVGLVVVSEDEVKNRPEDPVSLSFKERILEAGLDIVFYQAMGKKISKKYYEEIKEKLPELAEFYEPMGFFDKLTGTICPISQKLDN, encoded by the coding sequence ATGATACTGGAAAATGATATATTAAAGAAAATAGAGAAGGTTAAAGATAAAATAATTAATGCTAGAATTGAGAAAAATAGATATTTAGGAGAGTACAAAGAAAGGGTTATTACGGCATTAACAAAAGAAGAATTAGAAGAAAAGTTTGTATATCCTGAAGTAATGAAGGCGTTAAGAAAAAAGATTGCATCTAGAATGATAATTTCAAGAGATGTAGATTTATGTAAATTAAAAAAATATATTAATCTTGCAAAAGAAATGAAAATTCCTTGTAAAATGGTAGATGGACTTAATTATACAGGAGATGTAGGTCTTGTAGTAGTTTCTGAAGATGAAGTAAAAAATAGACCAGAAGATCCAGTTTCTTTAAGTTTTAAGGAAAGAATTTTAGAGGCTGGACTTGATATAGTATTTTATCAAGCTATGGGGAAAAAAATATCAAAAAAATATTATGAAGAAATTAAGGAAAAATTACCTGAACTTGCAGAATTTTATGAACCAATGGGATTTTTTGATAAGTTAACAGGGACTATTTGCCCTATATCACAAAAATTAGATAATTAA
- the murA gene encoding UDP-N-acetylglucosamine 1-carboxyvinyltransferase, producing the protein MVEGFRIEGGRPLNGVIEVSGAKNAALPIIIATLIEKGEHILRNVPDLRDIRILFQLLEDFGMKVEKLDENSYKIINNGFKRNEASYEIVKQMRASFLVMGPMVANLEESIVSLPGGCAIGSRPVDIHLKGFEALGAEITQIRGYVHVVAENLKGADIALTFPSVGATQNLLMAAVKIPGTTRIINAAKEPEIVDLGNYLIKMGAKIEGLGTNTITIEGVEKLNAVEYSIMPDRIEAGTYVIASIVTDGDLKIKNANIEDLGVFKHQLEDMGVKFEREGDILSVKGKVKDLKPARIVTMPHPGFPTDMQAQMMLLLSLVKGHSEVEETVFENRFMHVPELNRMGADITIRHGIANVEGVETLYGTNVMASDLRAGAALVVAGLVADGDTILSRIYHIDRGYDKLEEKLNKVGAKIERIKLEV; encoded by the coding sequence ATGGTTGAAGGATTCAGAATAGAAGGTGGAAGACCTTTAAATGGTGTAATAGAAGTAAGTGGAGCAAAAAATGCAGCACTTCCAATAATAATAGCAACATTAATAGAAAAAGGTGAACATATATTAAGAAATGTTCCAGATTTAAGAGATATTAGAATTTTATTCCAATTACTAGAAGATTTTGGGATGAAAGTAGAAAAATTAGATGAAAATAGCTATAAAATAATTAATAATGGATTCAAAAGAAATGAAGCTAGTTATGAAATAGTTAAACAAATGAGAGCATCATTCTTAGTAATGGGGCCTATGGTTGCAAATCTTGAAGAATCAATAGTGTCTCTTCCTGGTGGATGTGCTATAGGATCAAGACCAGTAGATATTCACTTAAAAGGATTTGAAGCATTAGGTGCTGAAATAACTCAAATTAGAGGATATGTACACGTTGTTGCGGAAAATTTAAAAGGTGCAGATATAGCTTTAACTTTCCCATCAGTAGGAGCTACACAAAATCTACTTATGGCTGCAGTCAAAATACCAGGAACTACTAGAATTATTAATGCAGCAAAAGAACCTGAAATAGTTGATTTAGGAAACTATTTAATTAAAATGGGTGCAAAAATTGAAGGCTTAGGAACTAATACTATTACTATAGAGGGTGTAGAAAAATTAAATGCTGTTGAATATTCTATCATGCCTGATAGAATAGAAGCTGGGACTTATGTTATAGCATCTATAGTTACAGATGGAGATTTAAAAATAAAAAATGCTAATATAGAAGATTTAGGTGTGTTTAAACATCAACTTGAAGATATGGGAGTTAAATTCGAAAGAGAAGGAGATATATTAAGTGTTAAAGGTAAAGTTAAGGATCTTAAACCAGCAAGAATAGTAACTATGCCACATCCTGGATTCCCTACAGATATGCAGGCTCAAATGATGTTATTATTATCATTAGTTAAAGGACATAGTGAAGTAGAAGAAACTGTATTTGAAAATAGATTTATGCATGTACCAGAATTAAATAGAATGGGTGCAGATATTACTATAAGACATGGGATTGCAAATGTTGAAGGAGTAGAAACACTTTATGGAACAAATGTTATGGCTTCTGATTTAAGAGCAGGAGCAGCTTTAGTTGTTGCAGGACTTGTAGCTGATGGAGATACTATTTTAAGTAGAATATATCATATTGATAGAGGATATGATAAATTAGAAGAAAAACTTAATAAAGTTGGAGCTAAGATTGAAAGAATTAAATTAGAAGTATAA